The following is a genomic window from Fusarium oxysporum Fo47 chromosome IV, complete sequence.
CACCATCGGTAGATTCCTCCTGTCTGCCCCTGCGCAGCGAATCGGCGAGAAAACGCTTGTGTATGGCCTCATCATAGGAGCCGTTGCTTTTCAGCTTCTCGTCTGGCTCATTCCTAACATCGTGGGCAACACTATCGCCGTATCTGTTGTCGGTCTTCTCCTTGGTCCTATCTACCCATGTGCCTCGGCTATTTTCCTTCGAGGCATGACTAGGCGGGAGGCTTTGACTGGTATTGGCATGATTAATGCTTGTGATAGCGCAGGCGGAGCTATTGCGCCCTTCGTTACGGGTCTTCTGGCCCAGGCGTTTGGCACCTTTGTCCTTCATCCGATTGTGattttcttgtttgttgtcATGTTGTTGTGCTGGTACTTTCTTCCAGCTGAGGAAAAGAGGACGGAGTGACAAGGCGGTATCAAAAGAGGGAATAGGAAATTGGAGAATGCATGAACAAGCGAAGTGACATCAAGGTCGAAATTATATAGGGAATCGATTCGATCCAGGCTGACCAAGTCTATTCACAAATCTATAATGAATCTATGTGATCTCCGTAGATGGCTCGCACCCAGTCTATCCTTTATGTTTTGAATGGCCATGGATACCATTTCCTATTCTCCCTTTTCATGTCATTAATTCATACCAGATTAGATACGGCCACGGGCAGCATCCTTGACAGAGACGGTACCAGCCGCAATGTCCTTGACAGTCTGAGTGATGCTAGACCAGTCACGGAATGTGACGAAGGGAACGTTCTCGTTCTCACACCAGGTAACAAGGTCTATAAAATGTCGTTAATTAGGAACCAATACTGGGTATTGATGTTTTGCTCACCCTTGTCGGCCTTGGCAAACAGCAGATCGGTCTCCTTAGCGGCTGAGAGATCAGAGACACCATCACCAGCGTAGAACATGGTAGGTCGGTTAGGAAGCGAAGAGTACTTTCGGATCTCGATAGACTTGTCATGGCCATGAATACTAGAAAAGTCAGCACTTTCTCACCATATCAACGAATAGTTCGGATTTATTACCTGTCATCATGGAACTCGATTTGCCAGCCTCCCTCATCCTTAAGAGTCTTACCCTCTCGAGCCTTCACATCGTTGCTGACAATCTGAATATCCCAACCAGGACCCAGAAGAGTGTCCAGTAGAGCTCGAATGACAGGGGTCATGCCGCCACTGAGAATGACAATGGGGACATTGTTCTCCTGAGCCCAGTCGTAGAACTCCTTGAAGCCAGGGTCAAGCTTaatgttcttgagaagaatcTGGATGCACTCGTCGAAAGGGGTCTTGACGCTGTCCAGCATCTCAACGAAGCTGTCGCGGAAATGCATGTTTCCATAAAGAACGTCCTTGTTAAGTTGGCGACGGCGTTCAACGCCGAAGCCAAGGTTGTCGGTCATGTAGTCATTAGAATCGGCGGTGGTGACTGTTCCGTCAAAGTCGGTAAAGAAGATGAACTTGGGATCGTTCTTGAGAGCTGGGGTATCGGAGGAAGCCATGATGACGGTCTGTAGTGGATTATTGCGTATTTTTATGACTCAGTAAGATCCTTATTGGAGTCTACTCCAGTTTCATGAAAAGAGTGAGTGAATTGGATGTCTCTAGAACTGTAGTCTAAAgtgacgatgttgttgagaagatatGACCGAGCAAGAAAACGGCGGGGGAGGGGCACAAGTTTTCATGACAGACAAACAAATAATCGCGACAATAATGATCGACAGGAAATTAGAAACACCTGCTATAAACTGGCTGAGCTGATTGGAGGTTGATACTGAAGGATCCTTACTAGTAAAATGAGTAGCAATATAAATCACGTACTGTACATAACAGAAAACACCGCATATTTCGTTATCAGTTCTTCCGCCTTGGCCAAGGTTTGACTGTCGTCATTGTCATGACTCTCAGGGACTGCAGGATATGAATAGTGCCCCTCCACACCCTCTTCTCCCTGTAATTGCGCTGGAATATAGCTCCCAAGGACCCTGAGTCGCACTCAATAGCGCTCCCGGCAAAGGACCCTGGCCAAGGTGAGTAAGGCGGTGACTCTATTCGGCCTTGCTCCGGCGGCAGAAAATACCCCGGCTACGGAGCCGGCTGTAGCTTTATCGGCTCGGCCCATGCATTCATCCCATCATCTCAACAATTGTTGCCGAGCTACAAGTCCAATCGTCCACCCTCGACGTCGCCGCTGCGATACACGCTTCCTTTGGTCGCAATGCAGCCGTTTGCTCGTCCTGCGGTTCGGCTTGTCTGGAACCATGCGCGATTTGGGCTTGATCGATCCACGAGGCCCGGGAGGTCTTGCTGGGAGCCCTCGATAGTGCAGAGCTCAACAATATGTGTGCGATGCAATTTTCAGGCCATTGGTCTCCGAGCAAGACTCTATTCGACGGAGCGACCACCGAGGGATTCCGAGAGGAGTTCAAGGACGAATAAAGATGTCGAGGATGAGCTTGAATCTATACTTAAACCTCGGCCAAACTTTTTCAAAGAGCTTCAACCGCCTGCCGATATACCCAAGCTGGAAGATGTCAAATCTACCAATGCGACTTCCGAAAGCGCTGCCCCTAAAGACACAAAACCCGAGCCACCCAAGGCCGAGACAGATACAAAGTCTAGCGATGAAGCCTCTCAATCGCAAGCACCATCAGGTCTTCAAAACCTGCGACACCTTACCCTGAACCATATGAACGAATTGAAGGAGAGGTTTAGCGGTGCTATGGATAGACTGCAATCCCGAGCAATGAATGCCTCACAAACGCTCAACGATATTACCGGATATACAGACatcgaggccatcaagcaTCAAAATGCCAAGCTAGAAGCAGACCTTGCAGCAGCTCATGAGCGGGTCCGTGAGGCTCGCCAGGAATACAAGACATCGAACGCTAGTCGTGCGACAACACAGCGTGAGGTCACAACACTATTGGCGCGGAAGGATAGCTGGTCCCCTATCGATCTTGAGCGCTTTACTGAGTTATATCGAGCCGATCATACCTTGGAGGGCAAGGTCGCATCGTCCCAAGAGGCTCTAACGgaggctgagatggaagaaCAGCGCCTTAGCCAGCAGCTAAATGCCGGAATCCTGAAACGTTACCATGAAGAGCAGATTTGGAGCGATCGCATTCGGCGGGCGAGCACTTGGGGTACATGGGGCCTGATGGGCATGAACTTCCTCTTGTTCGTTATCCTGCAGTTTGTGGCAGAGCcctggaagagaaggagactGGTCAGGGGTGTTGTAgctgaggagaaggctgTTCTCGAGGAGGTTCGTGGTGAACTTGAACAGGTCAAGCTGGCTATCGAGAACCAAAAGACCCTATCAACAGTTGAAGGAACCCCAGAGGCTGAGGCCGAGGCAACTGCTGAAGCCGTGGCATCAGAGAATGTGTTGCCGGGTGAGAGCCTCATGGTGGAGGAAACAAATTCCAGCCAGGAACCAGTTGCCACCTTTGAATCAGTGGCTGAAGCGCCTTTCTCAGGACCTCTACCCACGAGGACatggcaagaagctcttATGGATCCAGAATGGTGGAAAGCCAAATCACAAGACATCTACAGCGAGCGACGGATAGATCTTCGCATGCGAGACGTTTCATTATTGGTGCTGGAGGGCGCATTAGCAGGAGCTGTGTTTACAGGAAGTATTGCGCTGCTTTTGGTTCGAAGATCATGACAAGATGTAAAATAGATATAAAGCTTATCATTGTATACTACTATAATAAAACTGTACATTCTCGTTATAGAGTTTCTCGGGTGATGTTGATTTACGATGCTTCACGCTGTTGGCGAGCCAATCggatgttggtgttttgcaTGACCGGTAGGGCTGGTAGCCAGAAAGGCAATaccgaagaagatggagtgGGACTAAACCTTTGGAGCTTAATGAGGTTAATATTTCTAATATGCCATATTTGATATTCGTATGCATAAAATCCGAGACTATTTGTTGAGTTGTTGATATATCGTCATAAAAGGAACTTTGTCCGCCAAGAGCAAGTTCATCATGACACTTAAGCCTTCAACGGCCCCTAGACCCCTTGTCATTCCACCCTCAAGGGTGACCCTGACCATTAATTTGAGCTTGGATGATGAAAGTGCACATCAGGAATATGATTTGCCAGTCATTGAGATTAACGGCAACTAATTGTTAAGGGTCTTAACGTTACAGATATTGACCGCTTTCCGATATGCGGTTTTAATCGGAGGTGTTTTGATGGTGGGGCTCTAGGACTTGTAGGACTATAAAAGGTGACTTACAGCAGACGCAGATGCTTTTCCAGTGTAACTGTAGCTACACGGTGGGAATAAGGAAATGCACATATTAGAGTTTGTTATCTCCTGATTGCTATTGACGGGTTTGGAACTTTGTGGTATTACTTATGCATGATAAGAAAGGCTCAAGAGTTTGTCGTTTCAGAGAATGGTTTCACAAGCATTAAACCAAGTTTCCTTGTTCATGCGAAACTATCTGCTGATGGATCTTGAAACGCAATTCGAGTAGGACACATGCCTGTGAATATCATATACAAAAGTGCCAAACAGACATTTCTTTCGAGTTACTGTAGAGACTCTCAGGTATGGTTGTCTCATTGGAGCTCAGCCTCTTTGTCCACGTTATCATATCATCATTCTAGTCCTACTGAGGTTACCTCTTGACAAAAGCATAAGATAAACCAACTAGATTGCATCGTATCTTTCCGTGAAGAACTGAACACACAAGGATCTACGGATACTGATGAATGATTCTGCTACAAACAGCGCACGTCGTCACCCACCATAAACTCAACTTAACCGGCCGGAGAGCTACACCTACGCCGCTACAAATTGGAAGCTCCCCGCCAGCCAAACCCTGGATCTCCCCACCAAGAGCAGAGCGGCGGTGGTCTTAGCTCCTCGAGGTGGTCTTGGTCTGCCTGTGCCTGTATACCCTGAGGCCTTGCCTTGGGCATTCATTAGTACTAAGGAACGGTATTGGGCTGTGCTTTGTCTTTCGAccctctcttttttttcGTGTTTGTCAAAATCTTTTTTGAGCTGAT
Proteins encoded in this region:
- a CDS encoding HAD-like domain-containing protein, yielding MASSDTPALKNDPKFIFFTDFDGTVTTADSNDYMTDNLGFGVERRRQLNKDVLYGNMHFRDSFVEMLDSVKTPFDECIQILLKNIKLDPGFKEFYDWAQENNVPIVILSGGMTPVIRALLDTLLGPGWDIQIVSNDVKAREGKTLKDEGGWQIEFHDDSIHGHDKSIEIRKYSSLPNRPTMFYAGDGVSDLSAAKETDLLFAKADKDLVTWCENENVPFVTFRDWSSITQTVKDIAAGTVSVKDAARGRI
- a CDS encoding Mdm33 family-domain-containing protein — protein: MQPFARPAVRLVWNHARFGLDRSTRPGRSCWEPSIVQSSTICVRCNFQAIGLRARLYSTERPPRDSERSSRTNKDVEDELESILKPRPNFFKELQPPADIPKLEDVKSTNATSESAAPKDTKPEPPKAETDTKSSDEASQSQAPSGLQNLRHLTLNHMNELKERFSGAMDRLQSRAMNASQTLNDITGYTDIEAIKHQNAKLEADLAAAHERVREARQEYKTSNASRATTQREVTTLLARKDSWSPIDLERFTELYRADHTLEGKVASSQEALTEAEMEEQRLSQQLNAGILKRYHEEQIWSDRIRRASTWGTWGLMGMNFLLFVILQFVAEPWKRRRLVRGVVAEEKAVLEEVRGELEQVKLAIENQKTLSTVEGTPEAEAEATAEAVASENVLPGESLMVEETNSSQEPVATFESVAEAPFSGPLPTRTWQEALMDPEWWKAKSQDIYSERRIDLRMRDVSLLVLEGALAGAVFTGSIALLLVRRS